From the genome of Vigna angularis cultivar LongXiaoDou No.4 chromosome 11, ASM1680809v1, whole genome shotgun sequence, one region includes:
- the LOC108334140 gene encoding vacuolar fusion protein MON1 homolog isoform X1 has product MSETSSSAHDPEPPIRLNLPPLSPSLFDAEPSELQQPNGSAVRHSSDPSSPTSSGYAAEKGSSTATIVSQVEEVLHNEIQEITIDDPQPLSHSSRLPGKRHSDEDDASISWRRRKKHFFVLSHSGKPIYSRYGDEHKLAGFSATLQAIISFVENGGDHVKLVRAGKHQVVFLVKGPIYLVCISCTEEPYESLRGQLELFHGQIIVILTKSVNRCFEKNPKFDMTPLLGGTDLVFSSLVHSFSWNPATFLHAYTCLPLAYATRQAASAILQDVIDSGVLFAILMCRHKVISLVGAQKASLHPDDMLLLTNFVMSSESFRTSEAFSPVCLPRYNALAFLYAYIHFFYDDTYLMLLTTSSDAFYHLKDCRISIETVLVKSNVLSEAQRSLVDGGMRVEDLPPLPYSGSSRLGQHRLPSDSPERLREPDCGIGGAAGLWHFIYRSIYLDQYISSEFSSPINTPKQQKRLYRAYQKLFASMHDKGLGPHKTQFRRDENYVLLCWVTQDFELYAAFDPLADKALAIKTCNRVCQWVKDVENEIFLLGVSPFSW; this is encoded by the exons ATGAGCGAGACGAGTTCATCGGCGCATGACCCCGAGCCTCCTATCCGGCTCAACCTGCCTCCCCTCTCACCGAGCCTCTTCGACGCGGAACCATCGGAGCTTCAACAACCCAATGGATCCGCCGTCCGACACTCCTCTGATCCCTCTAGCCCTACTAGCAGCGGTTACGCCGCCGAGAAGGGTAGCAGCACCGCCACAATTGTCTCCCAGGTCGAAGAGGTCCTTCATAACGAAATTCAGGAGATCACCATCGACGATCCCCAACCTCTCTCTCACTCCTCTCGGCTTCCCGGAAAACGACACAGCGATGAG GATGATGCTTCCATTTCATGGAGGAGAAGGAAGAAGCATTTTTTTGTTCTCAGTCATTCTGGCAAACCAATATATTCTAG GTACGGAGACGAACACAAGCTTGCTGGTTTTTCGGCAACTTTGCAAGCAATCATTTCCTTTGTGGAAAATGG GGGTGATCATGTGAAATTGGTGAGGGCCGGAAAGCATCAG GTGGTTTTTCTTGTAAAAGGACCAATTTACTTGGTCTGCATCAGCTGCACGGAAGAACCCTACGAGTCACTAAGGGGACAGTTGGAGCTTTTTCATGGCCAG ATTATTGTTATACTAACAAAGTCAGTAAACAGATGTTTTGAGAAGAATCCAAAGTTTGATATGACACCCTTGCTTGGTGGAACAGACCTTGTTTTCTCTTCACTAGTCCACTCTTTTAGTTG GAACCCGGCTACATTTCTTCATGCCTATACTTGTCTGCCTCTTGCATATGCAACAAGGCAAGCTGCTAGTGCCATCTTGCAAGACGTTATTGATTCTGGTGTTCTGTTTGCAATTCTGATGTGCAGACATAAG GTAATCAGTCTAGTTGGTGCTCAGAAAGCCTCTCTTCATCCAGATGATATGCTGCTCTTGACCAACTTTGTTATGTCATCTGAGTCCTTTAG GACTTCAGAAGCATTTTCTCCTGTTTGCTTGCCACGATACAATGCTTTGGCATTTTTGTACGCTTATATCCACTTTTTTTAT GATGATACGTATTTGATGTTGCTGACCACGAGTTCTGATGCATTTTACCATCTTAAGGATTGTAG GATTAGTATTGAAACTGTCCTTGTGAAGTCAAATGTCCTCAGTGAAGCTCAGAGATCCTTGGTAGATGGTGGGATGCGTGTGGAGGATCTTCCTCCCTTACCTTATTCAGGATCTTCACGTTTAGGTCAGCATAGGCTTCCATCAGATTCTCCTGAAAGATTAAGAGAACCTGATTGTGGCATTGGTGGTGCTGCTGGGTTGTGGCATTTCATATATCGTAGCATTTATCTAGATCAATATATATCCTCAGAGTTCTCATCGCCTATCAATACTCCTAAGCAGCAGAAAAG ATTGTATAGAGCTTACCAAAAACTTTTTGCATCCATGCATGATAAAGGACTTGGGCCACACAAAACCCAGTTTAGAAGGGATGAAAACTACG TACTGCTTTGTTGGGTAACACAGGATTTTGAGCTTTATGCTGCATTTGATCCCCTTGCAGAcaag GCCTTGGCAATAAAGACTTGCAATCGGGTGTGTCAATGGGTAAAAGATGtggaaaatgaaatatttttgctAGGAGTTAGTCCCTTTTCGTGGTGA
- the LOC108334140 gene encoding vacuolar fusion protein MON1 homolog isoform X2 codes for MTKLCGNMVQDDASISWRRRKKHFFVLSHSGKPIYSRYGDEHKLAGFSATLQAIISFVENGGDHVKLVRAGKHQVVFLVKGPIYLVCISCTEEPYESLRGQLELFHGQIIVILTKSVNRCFEKNPKFDMTPLLGGTDLVFSSLVHSFSWNPATFLHAYTCLPLAYATRQAASAILQDVIDSGVLFAILMCRHKVISLVGAQKASLHPDDMLLLTNFVMSSESFRTSEAFSPVCLPRYNALAFLYAYIHFFYDDTYLMLLTTSSDAFYHLKDCRISIETVLVKSNVLSEAQRSLVDGGMRVEDLPPLPYSGSSRLGQHRLPSDSPERLREPDCGIGGAAGLWHFIYRSIYLDQYISSEFSSPINTPKQQKRLYRAYQKLFASMHDKGLGPHKTQFRRDENYVLLCWVTQDFELYAAFDPLADKALAIKTCNRVCQWVKDVENEIFLLGVSPFSW; via the exons ATGACAAAATTGTGCGGTAATATGG TGCAGGATGATGCTTCCATTTCATGGAGGAGAAGGAAGAAGCATTTTTTTGTTCTCAGTCATTCTGGCAAACCAATATATTCTAG GTACGGAGACGAACACAAGCTTGCTGGTTTTTCGGCAACTTTGCAAGCAATCATTTCCTTTGTGGAAAATGG GGGTGATCATGTGAAATTGGTGAGGGCCGGAAAGCATCAG GTGGTTTTTCTTGTAAAAGGACCAATTTACTTGGTCTGCATCAGCTGCACGGAAGAACCCTACGAGTCACTAAGGGGACAGTTGGAGCTTTTTCATGGCCAG ATTATTGTTATACTAACAAAGTCAGTAAACAGATGTTTTGAGAAGAATCCAAAGTTTGATATGACACCCTTGCTTGGTGGAACAGACCTTGTTTTCTCTTCACTAGTCCACTCTTTTAGTTG GAACCCGGCTACATTTCTTCATGCCTATACTTGTCTGCCTCTTGCATATGCAACAAGGCAAGCTGCTAGTGCCATCTTGCAAGACGTTATTGATTCTGGTGTTCTGTTTGCAATTCTGATGTGCAGACATAAG GTAATCAGTCTAGTTGGTGCTCAGAAAGCCTCTCTTCATCCAGATGATATGCTGCTCTTGACCAACTTTGTTATGTCATCTGAGTCCTTTAG GACTTCAGAAGCATTTTCTCCTGTTTGCTTGCCACGATACAATGCTTTGGCATTTTTGTACGCTTATATCCACTTTTTTTAT GATGATACGTATTTGATGTTGCTGACCACGAGTTCTGATGCATTTTACCATCTTAAGGATTGTAG GATTAGTATTGAAACTGTCCTTGTGAAGTCAAATGTCCTCAGTGAAGCTCAGAGATCCTTGGTAGATGGTGGGATGCGTGTGGAGGATCTTCCTCCCTTACCTTATTCAGGATCTTCACGTTTAGGTCAGCATAGGCTTCCATCAGATTCTCCTGAAAGATTAAGAGAACCTGATTGTGGCATTGGTGGTGCTGCTGGGTTGTGGCATTTCATATATCGTAGCATTTATCTAGATCAATATATATCCTCAGAGTTCTCATCGCCTATCAATACTCCTAAGCAGCAGAAAAG ATTGTATAGAGCTTACCAAAAACTTTTTGCATCCATGCATGATAAAGGACTTGGGCCACACAAAACCCAGTTTAGAAGGGATGAAAACTACG TACTGCTTTGTTGGGTAACACAGGATTTTGAGCTTTATGCTGCATTTGATCCCCTTGCAGAcaag GCCTTGGCAATAAAGACTTGCAATCGGGTGTGTCAATGGGTAAAAGATGtggaaaatgaaatatttttgctAGGAGTTAGTCCCTTTTCGTGGTGA